A stretch of the Conger conger chromosome 3, fConCon1.1, whole genome shotgun sequence genome encodes the following:
- the wdr4 gene encoding tRNA (guanine-N(7)-)-methyltransferase non-catalytic subunit wdr4, whose product MATLAACGENLVVCCGRNLIAIHNNLDREPFVFDCSKAEQKPKESDNKSEDGGSEEKGCDRILAFAFSTSGNLLALTDDNKHLVLFRTNPSWECISTRWVVRKCTSLEFTRAEDLLLVADKSGDVYSFSVSEPEKPGQLKLGHLSMLLGVAVSPDDRYVITADRDEKIRVSLLSLPHNIQSFCLGHCEFVSCLSIPLAYPQWLLSGSGDGTVKLWEYESGRRLQSLDLKEPSVTQASDSDGDKRAAVSRIALSPDCSHVAVLCERVPSVQLFRLEKALEGQLTPCERLTLSHCVWDVTFDPSGRLWVLQESQETPIILYTYTQDCWESCPEDPGLRRILDVLCSHWNSFQDSAGVESCFQHLYKVNFDNMASYLQRKQERIQKLQQKKGKKRAGQLPQSNGASKKKRGKKMGWVRAAPTS is encoded by the exons ATGGCGACTCTGGCAGCTTGTGGGGAAAACTTGGTGGTATGCTGTGGGAGAAATCTCATTGCCATTCACAACAATCTCGACCG AGAGCCATTTGTATTCGACTGCAGTAAGGCGGAGCAGAAACCCAAGGAGAGCGATAATAAAAG TGAGGACGGTGGTTCGGAGGAGAAAGGTTGCGACCGAATTCTAGCGTTTGCCTTTTCCACGTCGGGCAATCTCCTCGCACTCACAGATGACAATAAACATCTCGTCCTCTTTCGAACTAATCCTTCATGGGAGTGCATCAGTACCAG GTGGGTGGTGAGGAAGTGCACGTCTTTGGAGTTTACTAGGGCTGAAGACCTGttgctggtggcagacaagTCCGGCGATGTTTattctttctctgtgtctgagCCTGAGAAACCAGGACAATTGAAACTGGGACATTTGTCCATGCTGCTGGGTGTG GCCGTGAGCCCAGATGACAGATATGTCATCACTGCTGACCGCGACGAGAAGATCCGTGTCAGCCTCTTGAGTTTGCCCCACAACATCCAGTCCTTCTGCTTGGGCCACTGCGA GTTTGTCAGCTGCCTGTCCATCCCTCTGGCATATCCACAATGGCTGCTCTCTGGGTCTGGG GATGGgactgtgaagctgtgggagtaCGAGTCGGGCCGGCGCCTGCAGAGCTTGGACCTGAAAGAGCCGAGTGTGACCCAGGCCTCTGACAGTGACGGCGACAAG AGGGCAGCTGTGAGTAGGATTGCGCTTTCTCCAGACTGTAGCCatgtggcagtgctgtgtgagAG AGTTCCCTCGGTGCAGCTGTTCCGACTGGAGAAGGCTCTGGAAGGCCAGCTCACGCCCTGTGAAAGGCTGACCCTCTCTCATTGTGTCTGGGACGTGACTTTTGACCCTTCAGGCCGGCTGTGGGTCCTACAGGAAAGCCAAGAGACCCCcatcatactgtacacatacacacaggactGCTGGGAG TCTTGTCCAGAGGATCCTGGCTTGAGGAGAATTTTGGATGTTTTGTGTTCCCACTGGAACAGTTTTCAAG ACTCTGCGGGTGTGGAGAGCTGTTTCCAGCACCTGTACAAGGTGAACTTCGACAACATGGCATCCTACCTGCAGAGGAAGCAGGAGAGGATCCAGAAACTTCAACAGAAGAAAGGCAAGAAGAGGGCCggacaactcccacaatccaatGGGGCCAGCAAAAAGAAGCGAGGCAAGAAGATGGGTTGGGTTAGGGCAGCGCCCACCAGCTGA
- the LOC133124374 gene encoding magnetosome-associated protein MamJ-like produces the protein MAASFLRLGRAGSLKCLQLGTLGTLRRAPAATLTTKPGGPKKPDKKTNIKKPKVKTFFDLEKLTQHQKYVEFPKGQSSDAAAAVAAAVEPPLPAAEPAAISTEVPAVAEAVPVADTAAPVTDTAPTIADPAVSIVEAAPEVAAAAPELSTAAPEAAAEVVAELVSEPIPEIIPEAAPEIAAAAPEVSPEVVAEVVSEAIPEVAVEASPEAASEVAAAAPEVAPEVIAEIVSEATPEVAPEAVPEIVVAAPEVVPEVAPEAAPEAITEAAPEVAAPEVVAEAAPEVVAEAAPEVVAEAAPEVVAEAAPEVAAPEVVAEAAPEVVAEAAPEVVAEAAPEVAAPEVVAEAAPEVVAEAAPEVAAPEVVAEAAPEVVAEAAPEVVAEAAPEVVAEAAPEVVAEAAPEVVAEAAPEVVAEAAPEVAAPEVVAEAAPEVVAEAAPEVVAEAAPEVVPEAADVAAESVVDTVAAEVAAEVAAEATPAEAEPTAEVAEAAAAEAVVAAEAVSSEELVDAAPVVAEAAGEELPTEAPAEAVESPEARLDPIQKLFLDKIREYATKSKSSGGLVDAGPEYQKNLSEEMTKLQRLYGGGDLTKFPEFKFPEPKLDEVAPK, from the exons ATGGCGGCCTCCTTCCTCCGCTTAGGTCGAGCTGGGTCTCTcaag TGTCTGCAGTTGGGAACCTTGGGCACTTTGAGAAGAGCGCCTGCTGCCACACTCACGACCAAGCCTGGAGGGCCGAAGAAACCTGATAAAAAAACGAACATAA AAAAGCCCAAGGTCAAAACCTTCTTCGATTTAGAAAAGCTCACACAACACCAGAAGTATGTGGAGTTTCCCAAGGGGCAGTCATCAGATGCTGCCGCGGCTGTAGCTGCGGCTGTTGAACCCCCTCTGCCAGCTGCTGAACCGGCTGCCATTAGCACTGAAGTTCCTGCCGTAGCCGAGGCCGTCCCTGTAGCTGATACCGCTGCTCCAGTAACCGACACCGCTCCTACCATCGCCGACCCTGCTGTATCAATTGTTGAAGCTGCCCCAGAAGTTGCTGCAGCTGCCCCAGAACTTTCTACAGCTGCCCCAGAAGCTGCAGCGGAAGTGGTTGCAGAACTTGTCTCTGAACCCATTCCAGAAATTATTCCTGAAGCTGCCCCAGAAATTGCTGCAGCAGCCCCAGAAGTTTCCCCAGAAGTTGTTGCAGAAGTTGTCTCTGAAGCCATTCCAGAAGTTGCTGTAGAAGCATCCCCTGAAGCAGCTTCAGAAGTTGCTGCGGCAGCACCAGAAGTTGCTCCAGAAGTTATTGCAGAAATTGTTTCAGAAGCCACTCCAGAAGTTGCTCCAGAAGCTGTTCCAGAAATTGTTGTTGCAGCTCCAGAAGTTGTCCCTGAAGTGGCCCCAGAAGCCGCCCCAGAAGCCATTACAGAAGCCGCCCCTGAGGTTGCTGCCCCTGAGGTTGTTGCAGAAGCCGCCCCTGAGGTTGTTGCAGAAGCCGCCCCTGAGGTTGTTGCAGAAGCCGCCCCTGAGGTTGTTGCAGAAGCCGCCCCTGAGGTTGCTGCCCCTGAGGTTGTTGCAGAAGCCGCCCCTGAGGTTGTTGCAGAAGCCGCCCCTGAGGTTGTTGCAGAAGCCGCCCCTGAGGTTGCTGCCCCTGAGGTTGTTGCAGAAGCCGCCCCTGAGGTTGTTGCAGAAGCCGCCCCTGAGGTTGCTGCCCCTGAGGTTGTTGCAGAAGCCGCCCCTGAGGTTGTTGCAGAAGCCGCCCCTGAGGTTGTTGCAGAAGCCGCCCCTGAGGTTGTTGCAGAAGCCGCCCCTGAGGTTGTTGCAGAAGCCGCCCCTGAGGTTGTTGCAGAAGCCGCCCCTGAGGTTGTCGCAGAAGCCGCCCCTGAGGTTGCTGCCCCTGAGGTTGTTGCAGAAGCCGCCCCTGAGGTTGTTGCAGAAGCCGCCCCTGAGGTTGTCGCAGAAGCTGCCCCTGAGGTTGTGCCAGAAGCCGCAGATGTTGCGGCCGAATCTGTTGTGGATACCGTAGCAGCAGAAGTTGCTGCAGAAGTGGCAGCTGAAGCCACTCCTGCAGAAGCTGAGCCCACTGCAGAAGTTGCagaagctgctgctgctgaagcaGTAGTTGCTGCAGAAGCTGTGAGTTCTGAGGAGCTGGTTGATGCAGCTCCTGTAGTAGCTGAAGCTGCAGGAGAAGAGCTTCCTACAGAGGCCCCCGCTGAAGCTGTGGAGTCGCCTGAGG CTCGCCTGGATCCAATACAGAAGCTCTTCCTGGATAAGATTAGAGAGTATGCAACCAAGAGCAA ATCTTCAGGTGGCCTGGTTGATGCAGGCCCCGAGTATCAAAAGAATTTGTCTGAGGAGATGACCAAGCTTCAGCGGCTGTATGGTGGCGGTGACCTCACTAAGTTCCCAGAGTTCAAGTTCCCTG agcCCAAATTGGATGAAGTGGCCCCTAAATGA
- the ndufv3 gene encoding uncharacterized abhydrolase domain-containing protein DDB_G0269086 isoform X2, translated as MAASLLRIGRVGSLKCLQLESWGVLTRAPAAALCTKAEGPKPVKKAPAIEALDDRATLLAYKTTVAFPAKLCTPGLSPEQAVVGVDQGATSLTEAAVVAAVPLQQAASTALEEPSLAQTLVDHAPSAADTKVAAEAIIAETVIAEAPAAETVVAGADAGEAVVAEAVTAEAVVAEAVAAEAVVEEAVTAEAVVAEAVEAEAVVEEAVAAEAVVEEAVAAETVVEETVAAEAVVEEAVAAEKVVEEAVAAETVVEEAVAAETVVEEAVAAEKVVEEAVAAEAVVEEAVTAEAVVAEAVAAEAVVAEAAEAVVAEAAEAVVAEAVAAEAVVAEAVAAEAVVAEAVAAEAVVAEAVAAEAVVAEAEAVAAEAVVAEAEAVTAEAVVAEAEAVVEETVAAEAPAEAIAAEAVAAEAPAAEAVVEEVITADAPPAEPVIVEEAAPEAEAIVAASASSSGPPADEASSSSSSDSDSDSDSDSEDEKAGTKLMADTHTEAVTETKEALILTAVEQPSKPQDDGELKVEVEAGPADSVEILPEAAPDVTIPILAASPEATPEVTVVAVEVPSETSVPDFPADAAELGAASVVSSEDLVDPAPVRATAPEEMPSDPTVETAAEAVSEELVAEAVPEEALEVPAEPEVAAAEQLAAAAEPEFVADGAVLEASTEVVPAAEITLAEAVANVAVAEAAPAETIAEVAEAAAEAEVAAEVAAEATPAEAEPTAEVAEAAAAEAVVAAEAVSSEELVDAAPVVAEAAGEELPSEALAEAVESPEAAAPPEPEPEPFDNSTYKNLQHHHYHMYTFVDMDVEMAKYRLPQPSSGRPSPRH; from the exons ATGGCGGCCTCCTTACTGCGTATAGGTCGAGTCGGGTCTCTCAAG TGTCTGCAGCTGGAGAGCTGGGGTGTTTTGACGAGAGCCCCGGCTGCTGCCCTCTGCACCAAGGCTGAAGGGCCCAAGCCAGTAAAAAAGGCTCCAG CTATAGAGGCCCTGGATGACCGGGCCACGCTGCTGGCCTACAAGACCACTGTGGCCTTTCCCGCTAAGCTTTGTACCCCGGGCCTCTCTCCTGAGCAGGCTGTAGTTGGTGTTGACCAAGGTGCAACCTCCCTCACTGAAGCAGCAGTGGTAGCAGCAGTGCCGCTTCAACAAGCTGCTTCCACTGCTCTGGAAGAGCCCAGCCTTGCCCAAACACTTGTGGACCATGCCCCCTCTGCTGCAGACACCAAAGTTGCAGCTGAAGCCATCATAGCTGAAACCGTAATTGCAGAAGCCCCCGCAGCTGAAACGGTCGTTGCCGGAGCAGACGCAGGTGAAGCAGTTGTTGCAGAAGCAGTCACAGCTGAAGCAGTTGTTGCAGAAGCAGTCGCAGCTGAAGCAGTTGTCGAAGAAGCAGTCACAGCTGAAGCAGTTGTTGCAGAAGCAGTCGAAGCTGAAGCAGTTGTCGAAGAAGCAGTCGCAGCTGAAGCAGTTGTCGAAGAAGCAGTCGCAGCTGAAACAGTTGTCGAAGAAACAGTCGCAGCTGAAGCCGTTGTCGAAGAAGCAGTCGCCGCTGAAAAAGTTGTTGAAGAAGCAGTCGCCGCTGAAACAGTTGTCGAAGAAGCAGTCGCAGCTGAAACAGTTGTCGAAGAAGCAGTCGCCGCTGAAAAAGTTGTTGAAGAAGCAGTCGCAGCTGAAGCAGTTGTCGAAGAAGCAGTCACAGCCGAAGCCGTTGTTGCAGAAGCAGTCGCAGCCGAAGCAGTTGTTGCAGAAGCAGCCGAAGCAGTTGTTGCAGAAGCAGCCGAAGCAGTTGTTGCAGAAGCAGTCGCAGCCGAAGCAGTTGTTGCAGAAGCAGTCGCAGCCGAAGCAGTTGTTGCAGAAGCAGTCGCAGCCGAAGCAGTTGTTGCAGAAGCAGTCGCAGCTGAAGCAGTGGTTGCAGAAGCCGAAGCAGTCGCAGCCGAAGCAGTTGTTGCAGAAGCCGAAGCAGTCACAGCCGAAGCAGTTGTTGCAGAAGCTGAAGCAGTTGTTGAAGAAACAGTTGCAGCTGAAGCCCCTGCAGAAGCAATTGCAGCTGAAGCAGTTGCCGCAGAAGCCCCTGCTGCTGAAGCAGTTGTTGAAGAAGTTATCACAGCGGATGCCCCTCCAGCTGAACCAGTCATAGTGGAAGAGGCAGCCCCTGAGGCTGAAGCAATTGTCGCAGCTTCTGCCAGCAGTTCTGGGCCCCCTGCTGATGAAGcatcttcttcctcctccagtGACTCGGACTCGGACTCAGACTCTGATTCAGAGGATGAGAAGGCGGGAACAAAGCTGATGGCTGACACCCATACGGAAGCTGTGACTGAGACCAAGGAGGCCCTGATCCTGACAGCGGTGGAGCAGCCCAGCAAGCCACAGGACGATGGAGAATTGAAAGTAGAGGTGGAAGCTGGCCCAGCAGATTCTGTGGAGATACTGCCTGAAGCCGCACCAGATGTCACCATTCCCATACTGGCTGCCAGCCCAGAAGCTACGCCAGAAGTTACTGTGGTTGCCGTGGAAGTTCCTTCAGAAACCAGTGTGCCCGATTTTCCTGCTGATGCTGCTGAGTTGGGTGCTGCCTCTGTTGTGAGTTCGGAGGACCTAGTTGACCCTGCACCTGTGCGAGCAACCGCCCCTGAAGAAATGCCCTCTGATCCAACCGTGGAAACTGCTGCTGAAGCAGTCTCTGAAGAGCTTGTTGCTGAAGCTGTGCCCGAGGAAGCACTAGAAGTTCCAGCTGAGCCGGAAGTTGCTGCCGCAGAGCAGTTAGCCGCTGCAGCTGAGCCGGAATTTGTTGCAGATGGAGCTGTGCTTGAAGCTTCCACCGAAGTTGTTCCTGCTGCAGAAATTACCTTGGCAGAAGCTGTGGCCAACGTTGCTGTTGCCGAAGCCGCCCCTGCAGAAACCATCGCAGAAGTTGCAGAGGCTGCTGCTGAAGCAGAAGTTGCTGCAGAAGTGGCAGCTGAAGCCACTCCTGCAGAAGCTGAGCCCACTGCAGAAGTTGCagaagctgctgctgctgaagcaGTAGTTGCTGCAGAAGCTGTGAGTTCTGAGGAGCTGGTTGATGCAGCTCCTGTAGTAGCTGAAGCTGCAGGAGAAGAGCTTCCTTCAGAGGCCCTCGCTGAAGCTGTGGAGTCGCCTGAGG CTGCTGCCCCTCCAGAACCCGAGCCTGAGCCCTTTGACAACAGCACTTACAAGAACCTGCAGCACCACCACTACCACATGTACACCTTTGTGGATATGGACGTGGAGATGGCCAAATATAGGCTACCTCAGCCCTCCTCTGGACGGCCTTCCCCCAGACATTGA
- the ndufv3 gene encoding uncharacterized abhydrolase domain-containing protein DDB_G0269086 isoform X1, giving the protein MAASLLRIGRVGSLKIATQLGNRQRSETFRVLCLQLESWGVLTRAPAAALCTKAEGPKPVKKAPAIEALDDRATLLAYKTTVAFPAKLCTPGLSPEQAVVGVDQGATSLTEAAVVAAVPLQQAASTALEEPSLAQTLVDHAPSAADTKVAAEAIIAETVIAEAPAAETVVAGADAGEAVVAEAVTAEAVVAEAVAAEAVVEEAVTAEAVVAEAVEAEAVVEEAVAAEAVVEEAVAAETVVEETVAAEAVVEEAVAAEKVVEEAVAAETVVEEAVAAETVVEEAVAAEKVVEEAVAAEAVVEEAVTAEAVVAEAVAAEAVVAEAAEAVVAEAAEAVVAEAVAAEAVVAEAVAAEAVVAEAVAAEAVVAEAVAAEAVVAEAEAVAAEAVVAEAEAVTAEAVVAEAEAVVEETVAAEAPAEAIAAEAVAAEAPAAEAVVEEVITADAPPAEPVIVEEAAPEAEAIVAASASSSGPPADEASSSSSSDSDSDSDSDSEDEKAGTKLMADTHTEAVTETKEALILTAVEQPSKPQDDGELKVEVEAGPADSVEILPEAAPDVTIPILAASPEATPEVTVVAVEVPSETSVPDFPADAAELGAASVVSSEDLVDPAPVRATAPEEMPSDPTVETAAEAVSEELVAEAVPEEALEVPAEPEVAAAEQLAAAAEPEFVADGAVLEASTEVVPAAEITLAEAVANVAVAEAAPAETIAEVAEAAAEAEVAAEVAAEATPAEAEPTAEVAEAAAAEAVVAAEAVSSEELVDAAPVVAEAAGEELPSEALAEAVESPEAAAPPEPEPEPFDNSTYKNLQHHHYHMYTFVDMDVEMAKYRLPQPSSGRPSPRH; this is encoded by the exons ATGGCGGCCTCCTTACTGCGTATAGGTCGAGTCGGGTCTCTCAAG ATTGCTACCCAACTAGGAAACAGGCAGCGCAGTGAAACATTCCGAGTTCTG TGTCTGCAGCTGGAGAGCTGGGGTGTTTTGACGAGAGCCCCGGCTGCTGCCCTCTGCACCAAGGCTGAAGGGCCCAAGCCAGTAAAAAAGGCTCCAG CTATAGAGGCCCTGGATGACCGGGCCACGCTGCTGGCCTACAAGACCACTGTGGCCTTTCCCGCTAAGCTTTGTACCCCGGGCCTCTCTCCTGAGCAGGCTGTAGTTGGTGTTGACCAAGGTGCAACCTCCCTCACTGAAGCAGCAGTGGTAGCAGCAGTGCCGCTTCAACAAGCTGCTTCCACTGCTCTGGAAGAGCCCAGCCTTGCCCAAACACTTGTGGACCATGCCCCCTCTGCTGCAGACACCAAAGTTGCAGCTGAAGCCATCATAGCTGAAACCGTAATTGCAGAAGCCCCCGCAGCTGAAACGGTCGTTGCCGGAGCAGACGCAGGTGAAGCAGTTGTTGCAGAAGCAGTCACAGCTGAAGCAGTTGTTGCAGAAGCAGTCGCAGCTGAAGCAGTTGTCGAAGAAGCAGTCACAGCTGAAGCAGTTGTTGCAGAAGCAGTCGAAGCTGAAGCAGTTGTCGAAGAAGCAGTCGCAGCTGAAGCAGTTGTCGAAGAAGCAGTCGCAGCTGAAACAGTTGTCGAAGAAACAGTCGCAGCTGAAGCCGTTGTCGAAGAAGCAGTCGCCGCTGAAAAAGTTGTTGAAGAAGCAGTCGCCGCTGAAACAGTTGTCGAAGAAGCAGTCGCAGCTGAAACAGTTGTCGAAGAAGCAGTCGCCGCTGAAAAAGTTGTTGAAGAAGCAGTCGCAGCTGAAGCAGTTGTCGAAGAAGCAGTCACAGCCGAAGCCGTTGTTGCAGAAGCAGTCGCAGCCGAAGCAGTTGTTGCAGAAGCAGCCGAAGCAGTTGTTGCAGAAGCAGCCGAAGCAGTTGTTGCAGAAGCAGTCGCAGCCGAAGCAGTTGTTGCAGAAGCAGTCGCAGCCGAAGCAGTTGTTGCAGAAGCAGTCGCAGCCGAAGCAGTTGTTGCAGAAGCAGTCGCAGCTGAAGCAGTGGTTGCAGAAGCCGAAGCAGTCGCAGCCGAAGCAGTTGTTGCAGAAGCCGAAGCAGTCACAGCCGAAGCAGTTGTTGCAGAAGCTGAAGCAGTTGTTGAAGAAACAGTTGCAGCTGAAGCCCCTGCAGAAGCAATTGCAGCTGAAGCAGTTGCCGCAGAAGCCCCTGCTGCTGAAGCAGTTGTTGAAGAAGTTATCACAGCGGATGCCCCTCCAGCTGAACCAGTCATAGTGGAAGAGGCAGCCCCTGAGGCTGAAGCAATTGTCGCAGCTTCTGCCAGCAGTTCTGGGCCCCCTGCTGATGAAGcatcttcttcctcctccagtGACTCGGACTCGGACTCAGACTCTGATTCAGAGGATGAGAAGGCGGGAACAAAGCTGATGGCTGACACCCATACGGAAGCTGTGACTGAGACCAAGGAGGCCCTGATCCTGACAGCGGTGGAGCAGCCCAGCAAGCCACAGGACGATGGAGAATTGAAAGTAGAGGTGGAAGCTGGCCCAGCAGATTCTGTGGAGATACTGCCTGAAGCCGCACCAGATGTCACCATTCCCATACTGGCTGCCAGCCCAGAAGCTACGCCAGAAGTTACTGTGGTTGCCGTGGAAGTTCCTTCAGAAACCAGTGTGCCCGATTTTCCTGCTGATGCTGCTGAGTTGGGTGCTGCCTCTGTTGTGAGTTCGGAGGACCTAGTTGACCCTGCACCTGTGCGAGCAACCGCCCCTGAAGAAATGCCCTCTGATCCAACCGTGGAAACTGCTGCTGAAGCAGTCTCTGAAGAGCTTGTTGCTGAAGCTGTGCCCGAGGAAGCACTAGAAGTTCCAGCTGAGCCGGAAGTTGCTGCCGCAGAGCAGTTAGCCGCTGCAGCTGAGCCGGAATTTGTTGCAGATGGAGCTGTGCTTGAAGCTTCCACCGAAGTTGTTCCTGCTGCAGAAATTACCTTGGCAGAAGCTGTGGCCAACGTTGCTGTTGCCGAAGCCGCCCCTGCAGAAACCATCGCAGAAGTTGCAGAGGCTGCTGCTGAAGCAGAAGTTGCTGCAGAAGTGGCAGCTGAAGCCACTCCTGCAGAAGCTGAGCCCACTGCAGAAGTTGCagaagctgctgctgctgaagcaGTAGTTGCTGCAGAAGCTGTGAGTTCTGAGGAGCTGGTTGATGCAGCTCCTGTAGTAGCTGAAGCTGCAGGAGAAGAGCTTCCTTCAGAGGCCCTCGCTGAAGCTGTGGAGTCGCCTGAGG CTGCTGCCCCTCCAGAACCCGAGCCTGAGCCCTTTGACAACAGCACTTACAAGAACCTGCAGCACCACCACTACCACATGTACACCTTTGTGGATATGGACGTGGAGATGGCCAAATATAGGCTACCTCAGCCCTCCTCTGGACGGCCTTCCCCCAGACATTGA